A window of the Streptomyces sp. NBC_00454 genome harbors these coding sequences:
- a CDS encoding aldose 1-epimerase: MSTQLRAGGAEVTIDQENGCRISSLRIDGTELLRQGDRFGSFPMVPWCGRTRNGQFQDGATLHQLPLNHPPHAIHGFGRDAAWRPARTTATEAAFTYALTDPWPYAGLVTQIFELGENGLTLTMGVETYEDSFPAQAGWHPWFHRNLGNGGEDVRIDFEAGWQEERGADHLPTGNRIDPKPGPWDDCFGMPDGVDVTLTWPGALELKVTSRSEWVVVYDEEPEAVCVEPQSGPPNGLNSLPQLVTPVDPLEISTTWTWRRLG; encoded by the coding sequence ATGAGTACGCAACTGCGCGCCGGCGGCGCCGAGGTGACCATCGACCAGGAGAACGGCTGCCGGATCAGCAGTCTGCGCATCGACGGGACGGAGCTGCTGCGGCAGGGGGACCGCTTCGGGTCCTTCCCGATGGTGCCCTGGTGCGGGCGCACCAGGAACGGCCAGTTCCAGGACGGCGCGACCCTCCACCAACTGCCGCTCAACCACCCGCCGCACGCCATCCACGGCTTCGGCCGCGACGCCGCCTGGCGCCCGGCCCGCACCACCGCCACCGAGGCCGCGTTCACGTACGCCCTCACCGACCCGTGGCCCTACGCGGGACTCGTCACCCAGATCTTCGAGCTCGGCGAGAACGGCCTGACCCTGACCATGGGCGTGGAGACCTACGAGGACTCCTTCCCGGCGCAGGCCGGCTGGCACCCCTGGTTCCACCGCAACCTCGGCAACGGCGGCGAGGACGTGCGCATCGACTTCGAAGCGGGCTGGCAGGAGGAGCGCGGCGCCGACCACCTCCCCACCGGAAACCGCATCGACCCCAAGCCCGGCCCGTGGGACGACTGCTTCGGCATGCCGGACGGGGTCGACGTCACCCTCACCTGGCCCGGAGCGCTGGAGCTGAAGGTCACCAGCCGCTCCGAATGGGTGGTCGTCTACGACGAGGAGCCCGAGGCCGTCTGCGTGGAACCGCAGTCCGGCCCGCCGAACGGACTGAACAGCCTGCCGCAGCTGGTCACCCCGGTGGACCCGCTGGAGATCTCCACGACGTGGACCTGGCGGCGCCTCGGGTAG
- the pyrE gene encoding orotate phosphoribosyltransferase, which yields MSDVRDALLQQIKDKAVVHGKVILSSGREADYYIDLRRVTLDGTAAPLVGQVMLDLTADLEFDCVGGLTLGADPVATSMLHASAARGAVLDAFVVRKAQKAHGMQRRIEGTDVKGKRCLVVEDTSTTGGSPLTAVEAVREAGGEVVAVATIVDRGAADAIAAAGLPYLTGYQLDDLGLS from the coding sequence ATGAGTGACGTACGCGATGCGCTTCTGCAGCAGATCAAGGACAAGGCCGTCGTGCACGGCAAGGTGATCCTCTCCTCCGGCCGTGAGGCCGACTACTACATCGACCTCCGCCGGGTCACCCTGGACGGCACGGCGGCTCCGCTGGTCGGCCAGGTCATGCTCGACCTCACCGCCGACCTGGAGTTCGACTGCGTCGGCGGTCTGACCCTGGGCGCCGACCCGGTCGCCACTTCGATGCTGCACGCCTCCGCGGCGCGCGGCGCGGTGCTGGACGCTTTCGTCGTCCGCAAGGCGCAGAAGGCGCACGGCATGCAGCGCCGCATCGAGGGCACCGACGTGAAGGGCAAGCGCTGCCTGGTGGTCGAGGACACCTCGACCACCGGCGGTTCCCCGCTGACCGCCGTCGAGGCGGTCCGCGAGGCCGGCGGCGAGGTCGTCGCCGTCGCGACGATCGTCGACCGCGGCGCGGCCGACGCGATCGCCGCGGCCGGTCTGCCGTACCTCACGGGCTACCAGCTGGACGACCTCGGATTGTCCTAG